The Chloroflexota bacterium genome includes the window TTGCTCACGCTCGATTCGGACGACGCGGCGATTGATATGGACATCGTGGTCGCACGCGGCAAAGGGTACTCGCCCGCCGAAGAGCGCGGCAAATTGCCGATTGACGAAATTCCGATTGACGCGACATTCAGTCCGGTCAAGCGCGCCAACTTTCGCGTCGAGCCGGCGCGCGTCGGTCAGATGACGAATTACGACAACCTGGTAATGGAAGTCGCGACGGATGGTTCGATCACGCCGCGCGAAGCATTGACGGAAGCCGGGCGCGCGTTGTTAAAATTGTTCAGTCTCGTCTCCGGTTTCGGCGGCGAAGCGGAAATCGAAGCCGTGCCCGAATCGGAAATTCCAAGCCGCGTGTACGACACACCCATCGAAGACCTCGAATTGTCGGTGCGCGCGTACAACTGCTTGAAACGCGCCGGCATCACCAAGGTCGGTGAGGTTTTGGAACGCCTGAAAAAAGGCAAAGAAGAAATTTTGAATATCCGCAACTTTGGACAAAAATCGTTGGACGAATTGATGGAGCGGTTGCAAGTGAAGGGTTATCTCGACGCGATTCAACCCGCCGCCGATGTGCTCGCCCCGAGCGAAGATGGCGACGACGCCGACTCCACCGAGTCCGACGCGGATGAAGAGGTATAGAAATGCGACATCGTATGGCAGGACGCCACCTGGGTCGAAATACCAGCCAGCGGCGCGCCTTGTTCCGCAGTTTGATCACCGAATTCCTGCGCCACGAGCGCATTGAAACAACCGAAGCCAAGGCGAAAGCGATTCGCGCCGACGCCGAGAAATTGATCACGCTCGCCAAGCGCGGCGACATCAACGCGCGCCGCACGGCGATGCGGACGATTACCGATCGCGACGTGGCGAAGAAATTGTTCGATACACTCGGACCGCGCTACAAGGAAAGAGCGGGTGGCTATACGCGGCTCTACAAAGTCGGCGCGCGCTTGG containing:
- a CDS encoding DNA-directed RNA polymerase subunit alpha, yielding MEAVLPKIEAEATSKSFGKFVIGPLESGYGVTMGNALRRVLLASLNGAAVTSVKVEDVHHEFTPIPHAKEDMTQLILNLKQLRFKLHDTEQSVRLHLEARGRGNVTAGDLALPAQVELINPDVHLLTLDSDDAAIDMDIVVARGKGYSPAEERGKLPIDEIPIDATFSPVKRANFRVEPARVGQMTNYDNLVMEVATDGSITPREALTEAGRALLKLFSLVSGFGGEAEIEAVPESEIPSRVYDTPIEDLELSVRAYNCLKRAGITKVGEVLERLKKGKEEILNIRNFGQKSLDELMERLQVKGYLDAIQPAADVLAPSEDGDDADSTESDADEEV
- the rplQ gene encoding 50S ribosomal protein L17, whose amino-acid sequence is MAGRHLGRNTSQRRALFRSLITEFLRHERIETTEAKAKAIRADAEKLITLAKRGDINARRTAMRTITDRDVAKKLFDTLGPRYKERAGGYTRLYKVGARLGDAAPVVIMELVDRSS